One stretch of Pseudomonas fragi DNA includes these proteins:
- a CDS encoding ethanolamine ammonia-lyase subunit EutB has protein sequence MATFSHAVGTQTYRFDSLKDVMAKASPARSGDFLAGVAAQNDGERVAAQMALADIPLAYFLQEMLIPYETDEVTRLIIDSHDLQAFATVSHLTVGGFRDWLLSDAADEHSLRALAPGLTPEMAAAVSKIMRVQDLILVAQKIRVVTQFRGTMGLRGRLSTRLQPNHPTDDPAGIAASILDGLLYGNGDAMIGINPATDSIASICDLLNMLDAIIQRYEIPTQSCVLTHVTTSIEAINRGVPLDLVFQSIAGTEAANASFGINLNILQEGYDAGLSLNRGTLGNNLMYFETGQGSALSANAHFGVDQQTCETRAYAVARHFKPFLVNTVVGFIGPEYLYNGKQIIRAGLEDHFCGKLLGVPMGCDICYTNHAEADQDDMDTLLTLLGVAGINFIMGIPGSDDIMLNYQTTSFHDALYARKTLGLKPAPEFEQWLSKVGIFTQSDGRIEFGQQLPPAFRQALAHLGGR, from the coding sequence ATGGCAACTTTCTCACATGCGGTTGGCACCCAGACCTACCGTTTCGATAGCCTTAAAGACGTGATGGCCAAGGCCAGCCCGGCGCGATCCGGGGATTTCCTGGCCGGTGTGGCGGCGCAAAACGACGGTGAACGGGTCGCTGCGCAAATGGCCCTGGCTGACATCCCGCTCGCCTATTTCCTGCAAGAAATGCTGATCCCTTATGAGACCGACGAAGTCACCCGGCTGATCATCGACAGCCATGACCTGCAAGCCTTCGCCACGGTCAGCCACCTGACCGTTGGCGGGTTTCGCGACTGGTTGCTCAGCGACGCCGCCGACGAGCACAGCCTGCGCGCCCTGGCGCCGGGCCTGACCCCGGAAATGGCCGCCGCCGTGTCGAAAATCATGCGCGTGCAAGACCTGATTCTGGTGGCCCAGAAAATTCGTGTGGTCACCCAATTTCGCGGCACCATGGGCCTGCGCGGCCGCCTGTCGACCCGCCTGCAACCCAACCACCCCACCGATGATCCGGCCGGGATTGCCGCCAGCATTCTCGACGGCCTGCTCTACGGCAACGGCGACGCCATGATCGGCATCAACCCGGCCACCGACAGCATTGCTTCAATCTGCGATTTGCTGAACATGCTCGATGCGATCATCCAGCGCTATGAAATCCCCACTCAGTCCTGCGTGCTCACCCACGTCACCACCTCGATCGAAGCGATCAACCGCGGTGTGCCGCTGGACCTGGTATTTCAATCGATAGCTGGCACCGAAGCGGCCAACGCCAGTTTTGGCATCAATCTGAATATTTTGCAGGAAGGCTACGACGCCGGCTTGAGCCTCAACCGCGGCACGCTGGGCAATAACCTGATGTATTTCGAGACTGGGCAAGGCAGCGCGCTGTCGGCCAATGCCCATTTCGGCGTGGATCAACAAACCTGCGAAACCCGCGCTTACGCTGTGGCACGGCATTTCAAGCCGTTTCTGGTCAACACCGTGGTCGGTTTTATCGGCCCCGAGTACCTGTACAACGGCAAGCAGATCATCCGCGCGGGCCTTGAAGACCACTTCTGCGGCAAGCTGCTGGGCGTGCCGATGGGCTGTGACATCTGCTACACCAACCACGCCGAAGCCGACCAGGACGACATGGACACCCTGTTGACGTTGCTGGGCGTAGCCGGAATCAACTTCATCATGGGCATCCCGGGGTCGGACGACATCATGCTCAACTACCAGACCACGTCCTTCCATGACGCGCTGTATGCGCGCAAAACCCTGGGGCTCAAGCCAGCACCCGAGTTTGAACAGTGGCTGAGCAAGGTCGGCATTTTTACCCAGAGCGATGGCCGCATCGAGTTCGGCCAGCAACTGCCGCCGGCATTTCGCCAGGCACTGGCTCATTTGGGAGGGCGCTAA
- the eat gene encoding ethanolamine permease, with amino-acid sequence MPSEPTAAAAASSVDFEKVGSEYFQQRELKKGAAGWVLLVGLGVAYVISGDYAGWNFGLAQGGWGGMFIATLLMATMYLCMCFSLAELSSMIPTAGGGYGFARSAFGPWGGFLTGTAILIEYAIAPAAIACFIGAYCESLFGIGGWMIYLAFYIIFIGIHIFGVGEALKLMFIITAVAAIALGVFLVAMVPHFSVANLLDIPVTEAKGASTFLPFGYVGVWAAIPYAIWFFLAVEGVPLAAEETKNPKRDLPRGLIGAMLVLATFALLILVIGPGGAGAHHLMASGNPLVEALSKAYGGSTWMGGFVNLVGLAGLIASFFSIIYAYSRQIFALSRAGYLPRKLSETNKSKAPVLALIIPGIIGFGLSLTGQGDLLILVAVFGATISYVLMMAAHITLRIRRPKMERPYRTPGGIFTSGTALVLACVAVVAGFLVDPRVVIGAAVIYGVLIAYFAFYSRHHLVAGTPEEEFAAIQQAEKALH; translated from the coding sequence ATGCCTAGCGAACCAACTGCAGCTGCGGCGGCGTCCTCTGTCGACTTCGAAAAAGTCGGCTCCGAATATTTCCAACAACGTGAACTTAAAAAAGGCGCTGCCGGCTGGGTCCTGCTGGTGGGCCTGGGTGTGGCCTATGTGATTTCCGGTGACTACGCCGGCTGGAACTTCGGCCTGGCCCAGGGCGGCTGGGGCGGGATGTTTATCGCCACACTGCTGATGGCCACCATGTACTTGTGCATGTGCTTTTCCCTGGCCGAACTGTCCTCGATGATCCCCACGGCCGGCGGCGGCTACGGTTTTGCCCGCAGCGCTTTCGGGCCCTGGGGCGGATTTCTCACCGGCACCGCGATCCTGATCGAATACGCCATCGCCCCCGCGGCCATTGCCTGTTTTATCGGCGCCTATTGCGAGTCGCTGTTCGGTATTGGCGGCTGGATGATCTACCTGGCGTTCTACATCATCTTTATCGGCATCCACATTTTCGGGGTCGGCGAAGCGCTCAAGCTGATGTTTATCATCACCGCCGTCGCTGCCATTGCCCTGGGGGTATTTCTGGTCGCGATGGTGCCGCACTTCAGCGTCGCCAACCTGCTGGATATCCCGGTTACCGAGGCCAAGGGCGCCAGCACCTTCCTGCCGTTCGGTTATGTCGGCGTATGGGCCGCCATCCCTTACGCGATCTGGTTTTTCCTCGCCGTGGAAGGCGTGCCGCTGGCCGCCGAAGAAACCAAAAACCCCAAGCGTGACCTGCCTCGCGGGCTGATCGGCGCCATGTTGGTACTGGCCACCTTTGCCCTGCTGATTCTGGTGATCGGCCCGGGCGGCGCCGGCGCGCACCACTTGATGGCATCGGGCAACCCGCTGGTTGAAGCCCTGAGCAAGGCCTACGGTGGCTCGACCTGGATGGGCGGCTTTGTGAACCTGGTGGGGCTGGCCGGTTTGATCGCCAGTTTCTTCTCGATCATTTACGCCTACTCGCGTCAGATCTTCGCCTTGTCCCGTGCGGGTTACTTGCCGCGCAAGCTGTCCGAAACCAATAAAAGCAAGGCGCCGGTGCTGGCCCTGATCATCCCCGGCATTATCGGCTTTGGCCTGTCGCTGACCGGCCAGGGCGATTTGCTGATTCTGGTGGCGGTATTTGGCGCGACCATTTCCTATGTGCTGATGATGGCTGCTCACATCACCCTGCGTATTCGTCGCCCTAAAATGGAGCGCCCGTATCGCACTCCGGGCGGGATTTTCACGTCGGGCACTGCTTTGGTGCTTGCCTGTGTGGCGGTGGTAGCCGGTTTCCTGGTTGATCCACGCGTGGTGATTGGCGCCGCGGTGATCTATGGAGTATTAATTGCCTACTTCGCTTTCTACAGTCGCCACCATTTAGTGGCCGGTACGCCGGAAGAGGAATTTGCGGCTATTCAACAAGCCGAAAAGGCCTTGCACTAA
- a CDS encoding aldehyde dehydrogenase family protein: MRYAQPGTEGSIVSFKSRYGNYIGGEFVAPVKGQYFTNTSPVNGKAIAEFPRSTAEDIDKALDAAHAAADAWGATSVQARSLVLLKIADRIEQNLELLAVSETWDNGKAVRETLNADVPLAADHFRYYAGCIRAQEGSAAEIDGNTVAYHIHEPLGVVGQIIPWNFPLLMAAWKLAPALAAGNCIVLKPAEQTPLSITVLMELIGDLLPPGVLNVVQGFGKEAGEALATSKRIAKIAFTGSTPVGSHIMKCAAENIIPSTVELGGKSPNIFFEDIMQAEPTFIEKAAEGLVLAFFNQGEVCTCPSRALIQESIYDEFMKVVMKKVESIKRGDPLDTDTMVGAQASEQQFDKILSYLEIAKKEGAQLLTGGAVAKLEGDLATGYYIQPTLLKGTNKMRVFQEEIFGPVVSITTFKDEAEALAIANDTEFGLGAGLWTRDINRAYRMGRAIKAGRVWTNCYHLYPAHAAFGGYKKSGVGRETHKMMLDHYQQTKNLLVSYDINPLGFF, translated from the coding sequence ATGCGTTACGCACAACCCGGTACTGAAGGCTCGATCGTCTCGTTCAAGAGCCGCTACGGTAACTACATCGGCGGCGAATTCGTGGCGCCCGTCAAAGGCCAGTACTTCACCAATACCTCGCCTGTAAACGGCAAAGCCATCGCCGAATTCCCGCGCTCGACCGCCGAAGACATCGACAAGGCCCTCGACGCCGCCCATGCCGCTGCTGATGCCTGGGGCGCCACCAGCGTGCAGGCGCGCTCGCTGGTACTGCTGAAAATCGCTGATCGTATCGAACAGAACCTTGAACTGCTGGCCGTTTCCGAAACCTGGGACAACGGCAAGGCCGTGCGCGAAACCCTGAATGCCGACGTGCCGCTGGCCGCCGACCACTTCCGCTACTACGCCGGTTGCATCCGCGCCCAGGAAGGCAGCGCCGCCGAGATCGACGGCAACACCGTGGCCTATCACATCCACGAACCGCTGGGCGTGGTCGGGCAGATTATCCCGTGGAACTTCCCGCTGCTGATGGCCGCCTGGAAACTCGCCCCGGCACTGGCTGCCGGCAACTGCATCGTACTCAAGCCTGCCGAGCAAACCCCGCTGAGCATCACCGTGCTGATGGAGCTGATCGGCGACCTGCTGCCACCGGGCGTGCTTAACGTGGTGCAAGGTTTCGGCAAGGAAGCAGGCGAAGCGCTGGCCACCAGCAAGCGCATCGCCAAAATCGCGTTCACCGGCTCCACGCCTGTGGGCTCGCACATCATGAAATGCGCGGCGGAAAATATCATTCCGTCCACCGTCGAGCTGGGCGGCAAGTCGCCGAACATCTTCTTCGAAGACATCATGCAGGCCGAACCAACCTTTATTGAAAAGGCCGCAGAAGGCCTGGTGCTGGCGTTCTTCAACCAGGGCGAAGTGTGTACCTGCCCGAGCCGTGCGCTGATCCAGGAATCGATCTACGACGAATTCATGAAAGTGGTGATGAAAAAGGTCGAGTCGATCAAGCGCGGTGACCCGCTGGACACCGACACCATGGTCGGCGCCCAGGCCTCCGAGCAGCAATTCGACAAGATCCTGTCCTACCTTGAAATCGCTAAAAAAGAAGGCGCGCAACTGCTCACCGGCGGTGCCGTGGCCAAGCTCGAAGGCGACCTGGCAACCGGCTATTACATCCAGCCGACCCTGCTCAAGGGCACCAACAAAATGCGCGTGTTCCAGGAAGAAATCTTTGGCCCGGTGGTCAGCATCACCACCTTCAAGGACGAAGCCGAAGCACTGGCGATTGCCAACGACACCGAGTTTGGTCTGGGTGCCGGGCTGTGGACGCGCGACATCAACCGCGCCTACCGCATGGGCCGGGCGATCAAGGCCGGTCGCGTGTGGACCAACTGCTATCACCTGTACCCGGCCCACGCCGCGTTCGGTGGTTACAAAAAATCCGGTGTTGGCCGTGAAACCCACAAGATGATGCTCGACCACTACCAGCAAACCAAAAACCTGCTGGTGAGCTACGACATCAACCCGCTGGGTTTCTTCTAA
- a CDS encoding sigma-54-dependent Fis family transcriptional regulator: MHSTDLRRHARQVIDVTQGRPQGCDPSIVRSWQRCLEDYHLDPTQTIAPTVLEQSRILEGRERLQQVLKIAGHEMNSLHQQLSGAGHAVLLTDARGVILNCVTAPSERKVFEQAGLWLGADWSEAREGTNGIGTCLVERQALTIHQDEHFRGRHTGLTCSASPVFDPQGELLAVLDVSSARHEASRQSQFHTMALVNLSAKIIENSYFLGHFENQWLLRFHLQAESVGLFSEGMLAFDGDGVICAVNQSALNLLGHMRDSLLGLSVDTVFDCPRDELFSRATPQAGTSWPLRTRDGRRLFAALRGQPRHVPAPVVVQAEPTRARPSGICLGDEALQEDFRRALRVFERDVPLLVNGETGSGKEAFAKAVHEASLRSSRPFVALNCASIPESLIESELFGYRGGSFTGARKEGMQGKLQQADGGTLFLDEIGDMPLALQTRLLRVLEDRLVVPIGGEPLAVNVRIISATHRNLQERVADGSFREDLFYRLNGLEVGLPALRERTDKSQLLDFLLAEEAAGQRLRITPAAREALLGFSWPGNVRQLRTVLRTLAALCEGDVIQFEDLPAVIRLAPVKAPEPCEHPLEDAEKQALILALELHRWHMTHTALQLGVSRNTLYRKLRKHGIER; the protein is encoded by the coding sequence ATGCACAGTACTGATCTGCGCCGTCATGCACGGCAAGTCATTGATGTCACCCAGGGCCGCCCTCAGGGGTGCGATCCGTCTATCGTCCGCTCCTGGCAGCGCTGCCTGGAGGACTATCACCTCGACCCCACGCAAACCATCGCCCCCACCGTGCTTGAGCAAAGTCGCATCCTTGAAGGCCGTGAGCGTTTGCAGCAGGTGCTGAAAATCGCCGGTCACGAAATGAACAGCCTGCACCAGCAGCTCTCCGGTGCCGGGCACGCGGTACTGCTGACCGATGCCCGCGGCGTGATCCTCAACTGCGTTACTGCCCCCTCCGAGCGCAAGGTGTTCGAGCAGGCCGGGTTGTGGCTGGGCGCGGACTGGAGCGAGGCGCGGGAGGGCACCAACGGCATCGGCACCTGCCTGGTGGAGCGCCAGGCCCTGACCATTCACCAGGACGAACACTTTCGCGGGCGCCACACCGGCCTGACCTGTTCGGCCAGCCCGGTGTTCGACCCGCAGGGCGAGTTGCTGGCTGTGCTCGACGTGTCTTCGGCACGGCATGAGGCTTCGCGCCAGAGCCAGTTTCACACGATGGCGTTGGTCAATCTGTCGGCGAAAATCATCGAAAACAGCTACTTCCTGGGGCATTTCGAAAATCAGTGGCTGCTGCGCTTTCATCTGCAGGCCGAGTCTGTGGGGTTGTTCAGTGAAGGCATGCTGGCGTTTGATGGCGACGGGGTGATCTGCGCAGTCAACCAAAGCGCCTTGAACCTGTTGGGCCATATGCGTGACAGCTTGCTGGGGCTGTCGGTCGACACTGTGTTCGATTGCCCGCGCGATGAGCTGTTCAGCCGGGCCACACCCCAGGCCGGTACCAGTTGGCCGTTGCGCACCCGCGACGGGCGCCGATTGTTTGCGGCCCTGCGCGGTCAGCCGCGACATGTGCCAGCCCCGGTCGTCGTGCAGGCTGAGCCCACGCGTGCGCGCCCGAGCGGTATCTGCCTGGGGGATGAGGCGCTGCAGGAGGATTTTCGCCGGGCATTGCGGGTGTTTGAACGCGATGTGCCGCTACTGGTCAACGGTGAAACCGGTTCGGGCAAGGAGGCGTTTGCCAAGGCCGTGCATGAGGCCAGCTTGCGTAGCAGCAGGCCTTTTGTGGCGCTCAATTGCGCGTCGATCCCCGAAAGCCTGATCGAGAGTGAGCTGTTCGGCTATCGCGGCGGCAGTTTTACCGGAGCGCGCAAGGAGGGCATGCAGGGCAAGTTGCAGCAGGCCGATGGCGGCACCTTGTTCCTGGACGAAATCGGCGATATGCCGCTGGCGTTGCAGACCCGCCTGTTAAGGGTGCTGGAAGACCGGCTGGTGGTGCCCATTGGTGGCGAGCCGCTGGCAGTCAACGTGCGCATCATCAGTGCCACCCACCGCAATTTGCAGGAGCGTGTGGCCGACGGCAGTTTCCGCGAAGACCTTTTTTACCGCCTCAACGGGCTGGAAGTCGGCTTGCCGGCGTTGCGCGAGCGCACGGACAAATCCCAGTTGCTGGACTTTTTACTGGCTGAAGAGGCGGCCGGGCAAAGGCTGCGGATCACACCTGCGGCGCGTGAGGCGCTGCTGGGGTTCTCGTGGCCGGGCAACGTGCGCCAATTGCGCACGGTGCTGCGTACCCTGGCGGCGCTGTGCGAGGGCGACGTCATCCAGTTTGAGGACTTGCCGGCCGTTATTCGCCTGGCGCCGGTCAAGGCGCCCGAGCCCTGTGAACACCCGCTCGAAGATGCCGAAAAACAGGCGTTGATCCTGGCACTGGAGCTGCACCGCTGGCACATGACCCATACCGCCCTGCAACTGGGGGTGAGCCGCAATACGCTGTATAGAAAGCTGCGCAAGCATGGGATTGAACGCTGA
- the mpl gene encoding UDP-N-acetylmuramate:L-alanyl-gamma-D-glutamyl-meso-diaminopimelate ligase produces MHIHILGICGTFMGSLAVLAKELGHHVTGSDANVYPPMSTQLQAQGIELTQGYDPAQLDPAPDLVVIGNALSRGNPAVEYVLNKGLPYVSGPQWLADHVLQGRWVLAVAGTHGKTTTSSMLAWVLEHAGMAPGFLIGGVPQNFAVSARLGDTPFFVVEADEYDSAFFDKRSKFVHYRPRTAILNNLEFDHADIFPDLPAIERQFHHLVRTIPSEGLVIHPTTEPALQRVIEMGCWTPVQTTGVDGQWQARLLSDDGSRFDVLFESVLQGTVEWDMTGQHNVANALATLAAARHVGVVPSMAIDGLSAFKSVKRRMEKVAEVHGITIYDDFAHHPTAIATTLDGLRKHIGDAPLIAVIEPRSNSMKLGAHRDGLPQSVVQADHVVWYAPANLGWDLAATVASSPVPTNVCDSLEAIIAEVKTRVKPGTHVVIMSNGGFGGLHGKLAEALQ; encoded by the coding sequence ATGCACATTCATATTCTTGGTATTTGCGGCACTTTCATGGGCTCGCTGGCGGTGTTGGCCAAAGAACTGGGCCATCACGTTACAGGTTCTGACGCCAACGTCTATCCGCCGATGAGCACCCAGTTGCAGGCTCAAGGCATTGAGTTGACCCAGGGCTACGATCCTGCGCAGCTCGATCCGGCCCCTGATTTGGTGGTCATTGGCAACGCGCTGTCCCGTGGCAACCCGGCGGTGGAGTACGTTCTCAACAAGGGCCTGCCTTATGTGTCCGGCCCGCAATGGCTGGCCGACCATGTGCTGCAGGGCCGCTGGGTGCTGGCCGTGGCCGGTACCCACGGTAAAACCACCACCAGCAGCATGCTGGCCTGGGTGCTGGAGCACGCGGGCATGGCCCCGGGGTTCCTGATCGGCGGCGTTCCGCAGAACTTTGCCGTGTCGGCCCGTTTGGGTGACACGCCGTTTTTTGTGGTGGAAGCCGATGAATATGACAGTGCCTTCTTCGACAAGCGCTCCAAGTTTGTTCATTACCGCCCGCGTACGGCGATCCTGAATAATCTTGAGTTCGATCATGCGGACATCTTTCCGGATTTGCCGGCCATTGAGCGGCAATTCCACCATCTGGTGCGTACCATTCCGAGTGAAGGGCTGGTGATCCACCCGACCACCGAGCCTGCATTGCAGCGCGTGATCGAAATGGGTTGCTGGACCCCGGTACAGACCACGGGCGTTGACGGCCAATGGCAAGCCAGGTTGCTCAGCGACGACGGATCACGTTTTGACGTGCTGTTTGAAAGCGTGCTGCAAGGTACCGTCGAGTGGGACATGACCGGCCAGCACAACGTCGCCAATGCCCTGGCGACCCTGGCAGCTGCCCGCCATGTAGGCGTAGTGCCGAGCATGGCCATTGACGGGCTGAGTGCTTTCAAAAGCGTGAAACGGCGCATGGAAAAGGTTGCCGAAGTTCACGGTATTACCATCTACGACGACTTTGCCCACCACCCGACGGCGATCGCGACCACCCTTGATGGTCTGCGCAAGCATATTGGTGATGCACCGCTGATTGCAGTGATCGAGCCGCGTTCCAACTCCATGAAGCTGGGTGCCCACCGTGATGGCCTGCCGCAAAGCGTGGTGCAGGCCGATCACGTGGTCTGGTACGCCCCGGCGAATCTTGGCTGGGATCTGGCAGCAACAGTTGCATCGAGCCCGGTGCCGACCAACGTCTGTGATTCGCTGGAGGCCATCATTGCCGAGGTCAAAACCCGGGTTAAACCCGGCACCCATGTGGTGATCATGAGCAACGGCGGCTTCGGCGGCCTGCATGGCAAACTGGCGGAAGCGCTGCAATGA
- the ubiX gene encoding flavin prenyltransferase UbiX, whose translation MSGPERITLAVTGASGMPYALRLLDCLVREDREVHFLISKAAQLVMATETDVNLPPKPQAMQTFLTEYTGAAAGQIRVYGKEDWMSPVASGSGAPAAMVVVPCSTGTLSAIATGACNNLIERAADVTLKERRQLILVPREAPYSSIHLENMLKLSNMGAVIVPASPGFYHQPQTIDDLVDFVVARILNLLNIPQDMLPRWGEHHVGGDE comes from the coding sequence ATGAGTGGCCCTGAGCGCATTACCCTGGCGGTTACCGGTGCTTCCGGCATGCCTTACGCCTTGCGTCTGCTCGATTGCCTGGTGCGAGAAGACCGCGAAGTCCACTTCCTGATCTCCAAGGCCGCTCAATTGGTCATGGCGACCGAAACGGACGTCAATCTACCGCCCAAGCCACAGGCAATGCAGACGTTTCTGACTGAATACACGGGCGCTGCCGCCGGGCAGATTCGCGTATACGGCAAGGAAGACTGGATGTCGCCAGTCGCCTCAGGGTCGGGAGCACCTGCGGCGATGGTGGTCGTGCCGTGTTCCACCGGCACCCTGTCGGCGATTGCCACCGGGGCTTGCAACAACCTGATCGAGCGGGCAGCCGATGTGACGCTCAAGGAGCGCCGCCAGCTGATTCTGGTACCGCGTGAGGCGCCGTATTCCAGTATTCACCTGGAAAACATGCTCAAGCTGTCCAATATGGGCGCGGTGATCGTGCCGGCATCGCCGGGCTTCTATCACCAGCCACAGACCATTGATGACCTGGTGGATTTTGTGGTGGCGCGCATTCTCAATCTGCTCAATATTCCCCAGGACATGCTGCCGCGCTGGGGTGAGCATCATGTTGGCGGCGATGAGTAA
- a CDS encoding YceK/YidQ family lipoprotein, whose translation MSKALLALLVAALVCGCASVRTLDAAKPGAPVVYSGTRLDLYALEGGCCAKDRFGAEAPRHPGLDLPASALLDTVLLPLSVLTVLGVGFQASGGL comes from the coding sequence ATGAGTAAGGCGCTACTGGCACTGCTGGTAGCGGCTCTGGTGTGTGGATGTGCCAGCGTTCGCACGCTGGATGCCGCCAAGCCCGGCGCGCCTGTGGTCTATTCGGGAACCCGGCTGGACCTGTATGCGCTGGAGGGCGGGTGTTGTGCCAAGGATCGCTTTGGCGCCGAGGCACCGCGCCACCCCGGCCTGGACCTGCCCGCCAGCGCGCTGCTCGATACCGTGCTGTTGCCGTTGTCCGTGCTGACGGTGCTGGGTGTGGGGTTTCAGGCCAGCGGCGGCCTGTAG
- a CDS encoding oxidoreductase: protein MHLTPSHILLAGATGLTGELLLDRLLNEPTITRVLAPSRKPLAAHPRLENPVGDPVVFLPQLSGRVDVAFCCLGTTIKQAGSEAAFRAVDHDMVVAFAKRAREMGARHLVVVSAIGAAPKSSVFYNRVKGEMEQSLRAQNWPQLTIARPSLLLGDRIEPRLAEQIAGPLSKLIPGKYHGIEACQLARALWRLALEEQDGVRVIESDELRKLGK from the coding sequence ATGCACTTGACGCCGTCACATATCCTGCTCGCCGGGGCCACTGGCCTTACGGGCGAACTGCTGCTCGACCGCCTGCTCAATGAGCCCACCATCACCCGCGTGCTTGCCCCTTCGCGCAAACCCCTGGCGGCGCATCCGCGCCTGGAAAACCCGGTGGGTGACCCGGTGGTGTTCCTGCCCCAGCTCAGTGGCCGGGTCGATGTGGCTTTCTGCTGCCTGGGCACCACGATCAAACAGGCCGGCTCCGAAGCCGCCTTCCGCGCCGTCGACCATGACATGGTGGTGGCTTTCGCCAAACGCGCCCGGGAAATGGGCGCACGCCATCTGGTGGTGGTCAGCGCGATTGGCGCCGCCCCCAAATCCTCGGTGTTTTACAACCGGGTCAAAGGCGAGATGGAGCAATCATTACGCGCCCAGAACTGGCCGCAACTGACCATCGCACGCCCGTCGCTGCTACTGGGTGATCGCATCGAGCCCCGCCTGGCCGAACAGATCGCCGGGCCATTGTCCAAGCTGATTCCGGGCAAGTACCACGGCATTGAAGCCTGCCAACTCGCGCGTGCGCTGTGGCGACTGGCACTGGAAGAGCAGGACGGAGTGCGGGTGATCGAATCCGATGAGCTGCGCAAACTGGGCAAGTAA